The genomic interval AGGCCATCGAATTCTTCCAACACCACCAGGGCCATTTCCTCTACTCCCAGGTCTTTGAGGTTTACGACCAGGTAAACGGATACCTGCAGAAATTATTCGCCCCACACCTCGTGGCAGTCACCGGAGCTTACCGCCGGCAAGATCCTGTGATCGAAGAACTGGCCTTTGTAGTGGATCAGTCAAATGAATGGATCAAACCCAAATTCCAGACTGCTCATCCGCCCGAATTATTGGAAGAGACCACCGACACACTATTATATAAACTACAAAACGGGCTCAAACTTCGGCTCCACACAGGGAAAGGTGCATTCGCCGAAAGACTGTTTCGTAGTTCGGGTTCGGCAGAATTCATTGAAGCCTTTACCCAAAAATTTCCCAATGCCCTGAATGGCGATACCTCCGTCAATAACGACCAACCGCTCTTTGAAAAAGTAGGCCTGCCCTATATCCCTCCTGCTGTTCGTGAAAAAAGCAGGATTATTGAAAAAGCAGCCAATGGCCAACTCCCGCAGCTTATTCAGGTAGGAGATATCAAATCCCTCATCCATAGCCATAGCAACTGGAGCGATGGAAGCAATACCATTGAGGAAATGGCCAAAGAATGTATCCGTCGGGGTTGGGAGTATATGGTCATCTCCGATCACTCCAAAGCAGCCGCCTACGCGAATGGATTGACCGAAGACCGTATCCGGCAACAACACAAACAGATCTTTGAACTGAACCAGCAACTGGCCCCATTCAAGATCTTTAAAAGCATTGAATGCGACATTCTCAATGATGGCAGCATGGACTATACGGATGAAATCCTGGCAAGCTTTGACCTCGTGATCGCTTCCGTGCACAGCAATCTTTCCATGTCAGAAGAAAAAGCCATGAACCGTTTGCTCAAGGCCATTTCCAATCCCTATGTCTCCATCCTGGGGCACATGACCGGTCGTCTCCTGTTAAGCCGAAACGGATACCCTGTTGACCATACCATCATCATTGAGGCCTGTATAAAAAACCAGGTAGCTATTGAGATCAATGCGCACCCCCGGAGACTGGATATGGATTGGAAATGGATCGACTATGCTTTAGAAAAGGGGGCCTTGCTTTCCATTAACCCGGATGCACATGCCCTGGATGGATTTGATGATGTTCGGTTTGGAGTACTGGCCGCTCAGAAAGGCGGATTGACGAAGGAAAAGAATTTGAGCAGTTTTACCCTGTCTCAGTTTGAAAAATACCTTGAGGGAATTAGAAATAAAAAATAAGAAATAAGAGACCATGGCCTCCAGTTGCTTATTCCTAATTTAACAAGGGCAATTCCACAAAAAACACCGTCCCTTCTCCTGGTACGGTTTCAAAGCCGATCTCACCGCCAGCCTGTTCTACGATCGTCTTGCACATGGCTAGTCCAAGCCCGGTTCCGGATGACTTCGTTGTAAAATTGGGAATGAAAATTTTCGATTGCATTTCCACGGGTACACCCTCTCCATTGTCACGAACCTTGACCGTAACCTTTCCTTCGCCAAGTTCCTCGGTTATGTGAATATGCGCCATTTCCGATGAGGCACTGGCCTCTATCGCATTCTGGAAAAGATTGGTGAATAAGCGGTTCATCTGGGTGCGGTCGGCTCTTACCAATAATTTCTGGTGGACCGGCTCCCATTCAAAACGAACAGCTGTATTGGTCTTATAGAGATCGCACAAAGGCGCCAGCACCTCATGCAGGTCAAAATACTCAATGTTGAGGTTGCCGATATTGGCGAATTGAGAAAAGTCGGCCGCGATCTTGGACAGGTGATCGATCTGTTCAACCAGCGTACGCGCTACACTGGCAGAAAGCTCCTTCACATTATCCGTATTGTTGTTAATGGCCTTTTGGAGATACTGGATACTCAGTTTCATGGGCGTGAGCGGATTCTTGATCTCATGCGCCACCTGTCGGGCCATTTCTCTCCAGGCCCCTTCCCGTTCGCTCTTGGCTAAGGCTGAGGCACTCTCTTCCAGTTTTTTCACCATCTTGTTGTATTCCTTCACCAGACCACCGATCTCATCGTCGCGCTTCCAGTCGATCTCCTCATTGGTTTTTCCCAGGTTGATCTCCTGCATCCGTTCGCTGATCAGCAGGAAGGAACTGGTGATACGGTTGGTGATAAATAACGCGATCGCTCCCGCGATCAGGAAGATAAAGGCATTCAGATTGATAATCGTGATCAGGAAATTCGAGATCTCCTGGTTCAATTCACGTTGTGAAAGAAAATAAGGGATATTCAGGTAGGACTCTACCCGGCCCGATTCATTTCTTACCGGCGCATAGATACTCGAATAACTCAGGGTCCCCAGTCTTTCACGCTGTACATAGGGTATCTGCTTTAACCTGCTGAGGTGATAAAAGGCAACCGGGTCCATCTTCTTGCTCAGGAAACCTTCATTGTACACAAGGGGTTGGGAGGTGACCGACAGGTTACCCCGCAGATCGTACACATTCACGTCCACATTGTGGATCTCCGCCACCTCTTTTACAAGGTCCTGAATACTGCTATTGGAAATGGAATCATCAATGGAGAGGACATCGTCAAACATCCGATGGTCCGCCAGTCTTTTTTGCATTTCCCTGACCATGATCCCCATCGTACGGCTGAGTTTATCACTATTGCTTCGTTCAAAACGGTTGATAAAAAACCGGATCGTCACGATACCGATCACCAGAAAAGAGATCAGGCTGATCAGGATCACGATGCTGTGTACCTGTGTCCGGATATTCAACTGGAACAACTGCTTGAGTTCCTTCCGCCGGTAAACGGCAATGATGAGCAGGCTGATCAACCGGAGCAGGCTTACCAGCAGGAGAAACACACAAAACAACCAGGAAAAAAGGGTGATACCCTCAATGATGGACTCCTGTTTGCGGGCAATGACCACCACCTTTTCCGCTCCTGCCCTGTACCATAACTCATCATAATCTCCGTTCACCCGTTCATCAAATTCGGTACGGGGGATCTCTGTATCAGACAGGGATGTGGGGAATGGATATTTATTAAATGGACTGATCAGGTTCTTTTGTTTATACACGGCATGGGGGTAGCCGGAATAATCCGATATGTCCTCATAACTCTTATCACGGAACAATTCAGGATAAAGGGCATCGGAACTATATTGCTTGGGATTGGAGACAATAAACATGTATCCTTCCAACTGCCCTTCTGGTGATGTGATCTCGCGACGAATGATATAGGTAAAACGGTCGTAAGAATTATCGTAATAGAAAAAACCGGGGGTATTGGTAGGTTTGGCCTGTACCGTAAAAATGGTATTGAGTGTGTTGAAGGGCTGGTTTTCCTCATTGTACAATCCCCTCCCCTGGTTATCGAACACAAACAGGCGGGTATCAAAAATATTGAGGTAGCCACTGCTTTTCAGGATGCTGTCCCGGAGATAGGCATTGTCTGTTTCATTAAAGAAACGGTTGAAATTCCGGGTCAGGAACTCGTTGTCGATATAGGTCAGGGCAATACTAAGGGTTCGTTCGGTGGTCGGGTCGGTAGTAATGGATATCCGCTGTGCGAGAGCCTTTCGTTTTTCAAATTCCTTTTTCGCATTTTCGGTCATCATGACCGCGGCATTCGATACGGAGAAAACAAATATCCAGAACAATACCCCGGCAATACTCACATGAAATCGGTTAAAGAAAAGGTCCTTTCGATAGAGCAGGTAGGCATACCCCACCATCCAGATCAGTGTTTTTAGATAAAAGTGCGTCAGGGGGTTGCCAAAACTGATGGTCAGGTACAATAATCCGGAAAAGGCAATGATGCCAAAAACAGCAAAGAACAATTTATCAAATACCGTATAGATATATTTGAACACCAATTTGCTCAAATAGAAATACCCCAGGGAAATGGCAGCGAGGATCACAAAACCGACAATGGAGTCTATGGTCAGGCTAAAGACATCCGTTACCTGAAAGGATATCTGTGAATCCGCGACCAGACTGCGGGTAACATTGGCTGTATAGAAAGTAAAGAATACAAATCCCGCGATGGCCAGGGTACCCCATACCCAATCCATTACAGACAGCGTCTCCTTTTTTTCCAAATTCCGCTCGCCGATCTTTGACCAGGTAAAAATCGATATCCACCAGAAAAGCACAGAGTTGATCAACAGATCCCCCAAGGATTTCATCACCGGGGTGGAGGCATAGGTGGCCGGGTCAAACAAAGGGAACTGACGCAACTGGAAAGGAAAGGGCGCGAAATAGGTGATCAGCCGCAGCAGTAGCAAAGAAGAAATAAAGAATACGATACCGACCCACAAGCCTTTCCGGGCAATCAATCGCTCGGCCATCAGGTAGCAATAGAGCAGCAAAAAGAATACAGCGGCAAGTCTTAATCCGATCAGCCATGCCGCATTGGGTACAATGATGGATTTAGTTTTGGCCTCCAGGTAAAACAACGGGTTTCCTGAAATCGAATTGACGGGAAAATCGGTAATACTTCCGGCGATCGAAATGCGCTCGTCCCCTTTTGGGCCAGTTACAAAATCCTGGGGCAGGTAATTATTCCGGACAAAATATTTGTACTGAACCGGGATCAGTCCATAGATCACGAGTGGCAGGCCGGCCTGGTTAAAACTCCGTTTGATACAAACATAATAGCCGTTATCCAACTGCCGGAAAAATC from Chitinophagales bacterium carries:
- a CDS encoding DNA polymerase/3'-5' exonuclease PolX, which encodes MDNYTIAEHFSLLSKLMDIHGENSFKSRTYSAAAFNIEKLPVQLQDVDRSQLFTLKGIGDSVGRKVIELLDTGELSALKELVETTPAGVIELLQIKGLGPKKIHIIWKEMGIESVGELLYACTENRLTRYKGFGEKTQRNVQEAIEFFQHHQGHFLYSQVFEVYDQVNGYLQKLFAPHLVAVTGAYRRQDPVIEELAFVVDQSNEWIKPKFQTAHPPELLEETTDTLLYKLQNGLKLRLHTGKGAFAERLFRSSGSAEFIEAFTQKFPNALNGDTSVNNDQPLFEKVGLPYIPPAVREKSRIIEKAANGQLPQLIQVGDIKSLIHSHSNWSDGSNTIEEMAKECIRRGWEYMVISDHSKAAAYANGLTEDRIRQQHKQIFELNQQLAPFKIFKSIECDILNDGSMDYTDEILASFDLVIASVHSNLSMSEEKAMNRLLKAISNPYVSILGHMTGRLLLSRNGYPVDHTIIIEACIKNQVAIEINAHPRRLDMDWKWIDYALEKGALLSINPDAHALDGFDDVRFGVLAAQKGGLTKEKNLSSFTLSQFEKYLEGIRNKK
- a CDS encoding HAMP domain-containing histidine kinase, translating into MRTKVDHIISKWPYLPLFALALFGLSYLFVGSISERTSVNRERKKLEEFVQKQERDFEMLLGDTARFNRLLAGNTQLADMHHFTDKPYGVYLFIMPTESTGEMTFWNRQSVVPPASFHTLPDGRFFRQLDNGYYVCIKRSFNQAGLPLVIYGLIPVQYKYFVRNNYLPQDFVTGPKGDERISIAGSITDFPVNSISGNPLFYLEAKTKSIIVPNAAWLIGLRLAAVFFLLLYCYLMAERLIARKGLWVGIVFFISSLLLLRLITYFAPFPFQLRQFPLFDPATYASTPVMKSLGDLLINSVLFWWISIFTWSKIGERNLEKKETLSVMDWVWGTLAIAGFVFFTFYTANVTRSLVADSQISFQVTDVFSLTIDSIVGFVILAAISLGYFYLSKLVFKYIYTVFDKLFFAVFGIIAFSGLLYLTISFGNPLTHFYLKTLIWMVGYAYLLYRKDLFFNRFHVSIAGVLFWIFVFSVSNAAVMMTENAKKEFEKRKALAQRISITTDPTTERTLSIALTYIDNEFLTRNFNRFFNETDNAYLRDSILKSSGYLNIFDTRLFVFDNQGRGLYNEENQPFNTLNTIFTVQAKPTNTPGFFYYDNSYDRFTYIIRREITSPEGQLEGYMFIVSNPKQYSSDALYPELFRDKSYEDISDYSGYPHAVYKQKNLISPFNKYPFPTSLSDTEIPRTEFDERVNGDYDELWYRAGAEKVVVIARKQESIIEGITLFSWLFCVFLLLVSLLRLISLLIIAVYRRKELKQLFQLNIRTQVHSIVILISLISFLVIGIVTIRFFINRFERSNSDKLSRTMGIMVREMQKRLADHRMFDDVLSIDDSISNSSIQDLVKEVAEIHNVDVNVYDLRGNLSVTSQPLVYNEGFLSKKMDPVAFYHLSRLKQIPYVQRERLGTLSYSSIYAPVRNESGRVESYLNIPYFLSQRELNQEISNFLITIINLNAFIFLIAGAIALFITNRITSSFLLISERMQEINLGKTNEEIDWKRDDEIGGLVKEYNKMVKKLEESASALAKSEREGAWREMARQVAHEIKNPLTPMKLSIQYLQKAINNNTDNVKELSASVARTLVEQIDHLSKIAADFSQFANIGNLNIEYFDLHEVLAPLCDLYKTNTAVRFEWEPVHQKLLVRADRTQMNRLFTNLFQNAIEASASSEMAHIHITEELGEGKVTVKVRDNGEGVPVEMQSKIFIPNFTTKSSGTGLGLAMCKTIVEQAGGEIGFETVPGEGTVFFVELPLLN